Proteins from a single region of Sphingomonas sp.:
- a CDS encoding isocitrate lyase/phosphoenolpyruvate mutase family protein: MTRFEIFAALHVPGNPLILFNVWDAGSAQAAERAGALAIATGSASVSTAHGFSDAEELPLDLALANAERVVRATSLPVSIDFEGGYSTDPAQTAANVAALAATGAIGCNLEDQIVATHGTPGRTMHAIADQARRIAAIVRAAPDFFLNARTDTFLIARPDTHDDAMADAAIERGKAYADAGAHGFFVPGLADLRLLERVCSGVPLPVNFMAFPGAPDAKAVAATGVARISHGPFPHMAALKAFEDAARAAFA; encoded by the coding sequence ATGACCAGGTTCGAGATATTTGCCGCCCTGCACGTGCCCGGAAACCCGCTGATCCTGTTCAACGTGTGGGACGCGGGCAGCGCCCAGGCGGCCGAGCGGGCAGGGGCCCTGGCCATCGCCACCGGCAGCGCCTCGGTCTCGACCGCGCATGGTTTCAGCGATGCCGAGGAGCTTCCGCTCGATCTCGCCCTCGCCAATGCCGAACGCGTCGTCCGCGCCACATCGCTGCCGGTCAGCATCGATTTCGAAGGCGGCTATTCGACCGATCCCGCGCAGACCGCCGCCAATGTCGCCGCGCTGGCCGCGACCGGCGCGATTGGCTGCAATCTCGAGGACCAGATCGTCGCCACCCATGGCACGCCCGGGCGGACCATGCACGCCATCGCCGATCAGGCCAGGCGCATCGCGGCGATCGTCAGGGCCGCGCCCGATTTCTTCCTCAACGCCCGCACCGATACCTTCCTGATCGCCAGGCCCGATACGCATGACGATGCGATGGCCGATGCCGCGATCGAGCGCGGCAAGGCCTATGCGGATGCCGGTGCGCACGGCTTCTTCGTTCCCGGTCTCGCCGATCTCCGGTTGCTGGAGAGGGTCTGCTCGGGCGTTCCGCTGCCGGTCAATTTCATGGCCTTTCCCGGCGCCCCCGATGCCAAAGCCGTCGCCGCCACCGGCGTCGCCCGCATCAGCCACGGCCCCTTTCCGCACATGGCCGCGCTCAAGGCCTTCGAAGACGCGGCGCGTGCGGCATTTGCCTAA
- a CDS encoding serine hydrolase has protein sequence MSGLQLNRRQALLWSAGGLVAAGLPAMAFATEQAAADPAIDDIVTRFMAAFETPGIAVAVIRPGKPTYLKGYGVQTLGKPAPVDIHTRFGIASNSKSFTAAALAMLVEEGKVAWDEPVTKYIPEFRMHDPRVTALMTVRDLLVHNSGLALGAGDLMQFPASERPASEALKALPFLAAERGFRTGYAYDNILYVVAGLLIERLTGKTWAEFVSQRLLTPLGMTDAAPALRFLKGGNVAGRHARLGPPLRGMGPMEVIPPDEGPMTDAAGGINASVSDIVHWLEVQMASGKLPDGNALWSPAQQAELWKPQTIVASSNGPSDTWPARGVTQTYALGWFVQDYRGERLVHHSGGLSGQVTQTAMLPGRKAAVAVFSNTEDGVSGGIRNALLDLCIGAPAFDWVAAAQARVKAANDAALAELGGSLDKAPAGGPSLALDAYAGRYRDPWYGDIVVSKRGKGLAIDFTPTPVFKSALEPWGPDTFRTHFPKGAGEDAVIKFAVVDGKVTGVSMKALSPLADFSYDFQHLAFVPVR, from the coding sequence ATGAGCGGGCTGCAACTCAATCGGCGCCAGGCGCTGCTCTGGTCCGCAGGCGGGCTCGTCGCGGCGGGCTTGCCGGCAATGGCCTTCGCCACCGAGCAGGCGGCCGCCGATCCCGCGATCGACGATATCGTCACCAGGTTCATGGCCGCGTTCGAGACGCCCGGGATCGCTGTGGCGGTGATCCGGCCGGGCAAGCCCACCTATTTGAAGGGCTATGGCGTCCAGACGCTCGGCAAGCCGGCTCCGGTCGATATCCACACCCGCTTCGGCATCGCCTCCAACTCCAAGAGCTTCACCGCCGCCGCGCTGGCGATGCTGGTCGAGGAGGGCAAGGTCGCGTGGGACGAGCCGGTCACCAAATATATCCCCGAATTCAGGATGCACGATCCGCGCGTCACCGCATTGATGACGGTGCGCGACCTGCTGGTCCATAATAGCGGACTGGCGCTGGGCGCGGGCGACCTGATGCAATTCCCGGCGAGCGAGCGGCCAGCCAGCGAGGCGCTGAAGGCGCTGCCCTTCCTCGCCGCCGAGCGCGGCTTCCGCACCGGCTACGCCTATGACAACATCCTCTATGTCGTCGCGGGGCTGCTGATCGAGCGGCTGACCGGCAAGACATGGGCCGAGTTCGTCAGCCAGCGGCTGCTGACCCCGCTGGGCATGACCGACGCGGCGCCGGCTTTGCGCTTCCTCAAGGGCGGCAATGTCGCGGGGCGGCACGCCCGGCTCGGGCCGCCGCTCCGGGGCATGGGACCGATGGAAGTGATTCCGCCGGACGAGGGGCCGATGACCGACGCTGCGGGCGGGATCAACGCCAGCGTGAGCGACATCGTCCATTGGCTCGAAGTGCAGATGGCGAGCGGCAAGCTGCCCGACGGCAACGCGCTGTGGAGCCCCGCCCAGCAGGCCGAGCTATGGAAGCCGCAGACGATCGTCGCCTCCTCCAACGGGCCGAGCGACACCTGGCCGGCGCGTGGCGTGACCCAGACCTATGCGCTCGGCTGGTTCGTCCAGGATTATCGCGGCGAACGGCTGGTGCACCATTCGGGCGGGCTTTCGGGCCAGGTGACGCAGACGGCGATGCTGCCGGGACGCAAGGCGGCGGTGGCGGTGTTCTCGAACACCGAGGATGGCGTGTCCGGCGGGATCCGCAACGCGCTGCTCGACCTGTGCATCGGCGCGCCCGCATTCGACTGGGTCGCGGCGGCGCAGGCGCGGGTCAAGGCCGCCAACGACGCGGCGCTGGCCGAATTGGGCGGCAGTCTCGACAAGGCGCCGGCGGGCGGCCCGAGCCTGGCTCTCGATGCCTATGCCGGGCGCTATCGCGATCCATGGTACGGCGACATCGTCGTCAGCAAGCGCGGCAAGGGTCTGGCTATCGATTTCACGCCGACGCCGGTGTTCAAGAGCGCGCTCGAGCCATGGGGGCCCGACACCTTCCGCACCCATTTTCCCAAGGGCGCGGGCGAGGATGCGGTGATCAAATTCGCGGTCGTGGACGGCAAGGTGACGGGCGTGAGCATGAAGGCGCTCTCGCCGCTCGCCGACTTCAGCTACGATTTCCAGCACCTGGCGTTCGTGCCGGTGCGGTAA
- a CDS encoding DUF3297 family protein, which yields MSDTPPDRLSVNQNSPYFDQPVLERGIGIRFKGVERRDVEEYSISEGWIKVALGNKVDRRGQPLTITLKGPVEAWFERPAEGAADEASEAE from the coding sequence ATGAGCGATACTCCCCCCGACCGGCTCTCGGTCAACCAGAACAGCCCCTATTTCGATCAGCCCGTGCTGGAGCGCGGGATCGGCATCCGCTTCAAGGGCGTCGAGCGCCGCGACGTCGAGGAATATTCGATCTCCGAGGGCTGGATCAAGGTCGCGCTCGGCAACAAGGTCGATCGCCGTGGCCAGCCGCTGACGATCACGCTCAAGGGCCCGGTCGAGGCTTGGTTCGAGCGCCCGGCGGAAGGCGCCGCCGACGAGGCTTCCGAAGCCGAATAA
- a CDS encoding EVE domain-containing protein has translation MRYWLLRSEPDAYSWDDLIRDKGTEWNGVRNYTARNFLKEMEPGDRAIFYHSNTEKAAVGIMEITRAWQPDGDDGKWASVRVEPVERLKKPVPLADIKAEKRLAEIEVLRQSRLSVTPVREAEWKVLLEMAGH, from the coding sequence ATGCGATACTGGCTCCTCCGCTCCGAACCCGACGCCTATAGCTGGGACGATCTGATCCGCGACAAGGGGACCGAATGGAATGGCGTGCGCAACTACACCGCGCGCAATTTCCTGAAGGAGATGGAGCCCGGCGACCGCGCCATCTTCTATCATTCGAACACCGAGAAGGCGGCGGTCGGGATCATGGAGATCACCCGCGCCTGGCAGCCGGATGGCGACGACGGCAAATGGGCGAGCGTGCGGGTCGAACCGGTCGAGAGATTGAAGAAGCCGGTGCCGCTGGCCGATATCAAGGCCGAGAAGCGCCTCGCCGAGATCGAAGTGCTGCGCCAGTCGCGCCTGTCGGTGACGCCGGTGCGCGAAGCCGAGTGGAAGGTGTTGCTGGAGATGGCCGGGCATTGA
- a CDS encoding methylated-DNA--[protein]-cysteine S-methyltransferase: MTLAFKNMPSPVGELRLVASDKGLVAILWENDRPGRVILGPLAEDRDHAILTDAERQIAAYFAGTLTRFDVPLDFRGTDFQKSVWAALLTIPFGETRSYGEIAQQIGRPSASRAVGAANGRNPISIIAPCHRVIGSNGALTGFAGGLATKELLLRLEQR, from the coding sequence ATGACTCTCGCTTTCAAGAATATGCCTTCGCCGGTCGGCGAGCTGAGGTTGGTGGCCAGCGACAAGGGGCTGGTCGCGATCCTGTGGGAGAATGACCGGCCGGGCCGTGTCATACTCGGGCCGCTAGCCGAGGATCGCGACCATGCGATCCTGACCGATGCCGAGCGGCAGATCGCCGCCTATTTCGCCGGCACGCTGACCCGCTTCGACGTGCCGCTCGATTTCCGCGGTACCGATTTCCAGAAATCGGTGTGGGCGGCATTGCTGACGATCCCGTTCGGCGAGACGCGCAGCTATGGCGAGATCGCGCAGCAGATCGGGCGGCCCAGCGCATCGCGCGCGGTCGGCGCCGCCAATGGCCGCAATCCGATCTCGATCATCGCGCCGTGCCACCGGGTGATCGGATCGAACGGCGCCCTGACCGGGTTCGCGGGCGGGCTGGCGACGAAGGAGCTGCTGCTGCGCCTGGAGCAACGATGA
- the typA gene encoding translational GTPase TypA codes for MNLRNVAIIAHVDHGKTTLVDQLFRQSGTFRDNQRVEERAMDSNDLEKERGITILAKPTSVEWEGTRINIVDTPGHADFGGEVERILSMVDGVILLVDSSEGAMPQTKFVTGKALKLGLRPIVVVNKIDRPDERIQEVLDEVFDLFVSLDATDEQLDFPVLYASGRNGYANEDPSLREGTLKPLFQKIVDHVPPPALEVDAPFTFLVTLLDRDNFLGRILTGRVQSGTVKINQPIHALDMSGKIVETGRASKIMTFQGLDRVPTDEARAGDIISLAGLTVATVSNTIADTSVTEAIQAQPIDPPTLSMRFAVNDSPMAGREGSKVTSRMIRDRLEREAESNVAIKVTESEDKDSFEVAGRGELQLGVLIETMRREGFELGISRPRVLFREDENGNKTEPYETVVIDVDDEYSGTVVDKMNQRKGEMTDMRPSGGGKTRITFSAPSRGLIGYHGEFLSDTRGTGIMNRLFEKYGPHKGNIEGRKNGVLISNGSGEAQSYALGPLEDRGILFVGHGEALYEGMIIGENAKNDDLEVNPMKAKQLTNFRASGGKDDAVRLTPPKKMTLEQAIAYIDDDEMVEVTPSKIRLRKRHLDPHERKRASRAKVAA; via the coding sequence ATGAACCTTCGCAACGTGGCGATCATCGCCCACGTCGATCATGGCAAGACCACGCTCGTCGATCAGCTTTTCCGCCAGTCCGGCACCTTCCGCGACAACCAGCGCGTCGAAGAGCGGGCGATGGATTCGAACGATCTCGAAAAGGAGCGCGGCATCACCATTCTCGCCAAGCCGACCTCGGTCGAGTGGGAAGGTACGCGCATCAACATCGTCGATACCCCCGGCCACGCCGATTTCGGCGGTGAGGTCGAGCGCATCCTGTCGATGGTCGATGGTGTCATCCTGCTCGTCGATTCGTCGGAAGGCGCGATGCCGCAGACCAAGTTCGTGACCGGCAAGGCGCTGAAGCTCGGCCTCCGCCCGATCGTCGTCGTCAACAAGATCGACCGTCCCGACGAGCGCATCCAGGAAGTGCTCGACGAAGTGTTCGATCTGTTCGTGTCCCTCGACGCCACCGACGAGCAGCTCGATTTCCCGGTGCTCTACGCCTCGGGCCGCAACGGCTATGCCAATGAGGACCCGAGCTTGCGCGAAGGGACGCTCAAGCCGCTGTTCCAGAAGATCGTCGATCACGTGCCGCCGCCGGCGCTCGAAGTCGATGCCCCCTTCACCTTCCTGGTGACGTTGCTCGACCGCGACAACTTCCTCGGCCGCATCCTCACCGGACGCGTCCAGTCTGGCACCGTCAAGATCAACCAGCCGATCCACGCGCTCGACATGAGCGGCAAGATCGTCGAGACCGGCCGTGCTTCGAAGATCATGACCTTCCAGGGTCTCGACCGCGTCCCCACCGACGAAGCCCGTGCCGGCGACATCATCTCGCTCGCCGGTCTCACCGTCGCTACCGTGTCGAACACCATCGCCGACACTTCGGTCACCGAAGCGATCCAGGCGCAGCCGATCGATCCGCCGACGCTGTCGATGCGCTTCGCCGTCAACGATTCGCCGATGGCCGGCCGTGAAGGTTCGAAGGTCACCAGTCGCATGATCCGCGACCGCCTAGAGCGCGAAGCCGAATCGAATGTCGCGATCAAGGTTACCGAGAGCGAGGACAAGGATTCGTTCGAGGTCGCCGGCCGCGGCGAACTCCAACTCGGCGTGCTGATCGAGACGATGCGCCGCGAAGGCTTCGAGCTCGGCATCAGCCGCCCGCGCGTGCTGTTCCGCGAGGACGAGAACGGCAACAAGACCGAGCCGTACGAGACCGTCGTGATCGACGTGGACGATGAATATTCGGGCACGGTCGTCGACAAGATGAACCAGCGCAAGGGCGAGATGACCGACATGCGCCCCTCGGGTGGCGGCAAGACGCGGATCACCTTCTCGGCGCCGTCGCGCGGCCTGATCGGCTATCACGGCGAGTTCCTGTCGGACACCCGCGGTACCGGCATCATGAACCGCCTGTTCGAGAAGTACGGTCCCCACAAGGGCAATATCGAAGGCCGCAAGAATGGCGTGCTGATCTCGAACGGCTCGGGCGAAGCGCAGAGCTATGCGCTTGGCCCGCTCGAGGATCGCGGCATCCTCTTCGTCGGCCATGGCGAGGCGCTCTATGAGGGCATGATCATCGGCGAGAACGCCAAGAATGACGATCTCGAAGTCAATCCGATGAAGGCCAAGCAGCTCACCAACTTCCGCGCCTCGGGCGGCAAGGACGACGCCGTCCGCCTGACCCCGCCGAAGAAGATGACGCTGGAACAGGCGATCGCGTACATCGACGATGACGAGATGGTCGAAGTCACGCCGTCGAAGATTCGCCTGCGCAAGCGCCACCTCGATCCGCACGAGCGCAAGCGCGCCTCGCGCGCGAAGGTCGCGGCCTGA
- a CDS encoding NADPH-dependent FMN reductase, with the protein MTEPLKILVILGSVREGRMAAPVGDWVIERAAARADLDCELVDLDDWDLPFFPHAKPPAAGKYQDPLQIRWAEKIAGADGYILICPEYNHSGSAVLKNALDTVFAEWGRKPVSFVGYGTVGGARSVEQLRLTAVTLEMAPLAGAVHLVRPGAKRDGDRFNADSYDDKALAALFDELTWWGRALRVARAGQLPSPSI; encoded by the coding sequence ATGACGGAACCGCTCAAAATTCTCGTGATCCTCGGATCGGTGCGCGAAGGGCGGATGGCCGCGCCGGTCGGGGACTGGGTGATCGAGCGGGCCGCCGCGCGCGCCGATCTGGATTGCGAACTGGTCGACCTGGACGACTGGGACCTGCCATTCTTCCCGCATGCCAAGCCGCCCGCCGCCGGCAAGTATCAGGACCCGCTGCAGATCCGCTGGGCGGAGAAGATCGCCGGTGCCGACGGCTATATCCTGATCTGCCCCGAATATAATCATTCGGGCAGCGCCGTACTCAAGAACGCGCTCGACACGGTGTTCGCCGAATGGGGCCGCAAGCCGGTGAGCTTCGTTGGCTATGGCACGGTCGGCGGGGCGCGCTCGGTCGAGCAATTGCGCCTGACCGCGGTGACGCTGGAAATGGCGCCGCTGGCGGGCGCGGTGCATCTGGTGCGCCCGGGCGCCAAGCGCGACGGCGACCGGTTCAACGCCGATTCGTATGACGACAAGGCGCTGGCCGCGCTGTTCGACGAACTGACCTGGTGGGGCCGGGCGTTACGGGTCGCGCGGGCTGGCCAACTTCCCAGCCCCTCCATTTAG
- a CDS encoding toxic anion resistance protein, with product MATETITAEQDLVLTPPEPVQAVAPAKAAGLVPVEDAKKTELDARVDGFIDDLVAQDVNSPEFGKRVDAIAAMGQKEIRAAAGQSNRFLDRPVKAIGSDSGVGADLLALRKTVEGLDPSKNGKLISGKDGFFAKLFGGGGLTQYFRKYQSSQSHINGILKSLSNGKDELIEDNAAIGTERANLWEAMGRLEQMIYLSKAMDEKLEAKALELDHTDPAKAKAVRETALFYVRQRTQDLLTQMAVTVQGYLALDLVKKNNVELIKGVDRASTTTVSALRTAVTVAQALTNQKLVLDQVTALNTTTAGLIDSTGQLLKTQSAAIHEQAASSTIPVETLQRAFQNIYDTMDAIDTFKIKALDSMKTTVNTLSNEVEKSKGYIARAEGAAQNQVSGGAETFKLEAM from the coding sequence ATGGCGACCGAGACGATCACGGCCGAACAGGATCTGGTGCTGACTCCGCCCGAGCCGGTGCAGGCGGTCGCGCCCGCCAAGGCCGCGGGTCTGGTGCCGGTCGAGGACGCCAAGAAGACCGAGCTCGACGCGCGGGTCGATGGCTTCATCGACGATCTCGTCGCGCAGGACGTCAACTCGCCCGAATTCGGCAAGCGCGTCGACGCGATCGCGGCGATGGGCCAGAAGGAGATCCGCGCCGCCGCCGGGCAATCGAACCGGTTTCTCGATCGCCCGGTGAAAGCGATCGGCAGCGACAGCGGCGTCGGCGCCGATCTGCTGGCGCTGCGCAAGACCGTCGAGGGGCTCGATCCGAGCAAGAACGGCAAGCTGATCAGCGGCAAGGACGGCTTCTTCGCCAAATTGTTCGGCGGCGGCGGGCTCACGCAATATTTCCGCAAATATCAATCGTCGCAGAGCCACATCAACGGCATCCTCAAGAGCCTGTCCAACGGCAAGGACGAGCTGATCGAGGACAATGCCGCGATCGGCACCGAGCGCGCCAATCTGTGGGAGGCGATGGGCCGGCTGGAGCAGATGATCTATCTCTCCAAGGCGATGGACGAGAAGCTCGAGGCCAAGGCGCTCGAGCTCGATCATACCGACCCGGCCAAGGCCAAGGCGGTGCGCGAGACCGCGCTGTTCTACGTCCGCCAGCGCACCCAGGACCTGCTGACGCAGATGGCGGTGACGGTGCAGGGCTATCTGGCGCTCGATCTGGTCAAGAAGAACAATGTCGAGCTGATCAAGGGCGTCGACCGCGCCTCGACGACGACGGTTTCGGCGCTGCGCACGGCGGTGACGGTGGCGCAGGCGCTGACCAACCAGAAGCTGGTGCTCGATCAGGTGACCGCGCTCAACACGACGACGGCGGGGCTGATCGATTCGACCGGGCAGCTGCTCAAGACCCAGTCGGCGGCGATCCACGAGCAGGCGGCCAGCTCGACGATTCCGGTCGAGACGCTGCAGCGCGCGTTCCAGAACATCTATGACACGATGGACGCCATCGACACCTTCAAGATCAAGGCGCTCGACAGCATGAAGACGACGGTCAACACGCTGTCGAACGAAGTCGAGAAGTCGAAGGGCTATATCGCCCGGGCCGAGGGCGCGGCGCAGAACCAGGTGAGCGGCGGCGCCGAGACCTTCAAGCTGGAGGCGATGTAA